The DNA window GCTTTGGGTAAGACTGAAGCTATATATTTTAGTGAGAGCTCTCTCGAACAATATCAATACTATAAGACTCATCACTGGCCATATAAATACTGTAATTTTCCTCTGGCAGCCACAACCACCCAGTTTACCTGTATCCTGGGTCTGTTGTTCTGGAGGCCTCACCCAGACCAGCTGCCAGTGTTCTTTGTGTTTCCTGCCCTCTGGGGCCTGGCAGATGCTGTGTGGCAGACACAAACCAATGGTGAGTTAGTTACATATATTTTTGCAATCAGATCCTTCCATAgaaacataatacattacaaGCAAAGCACAATGAATTATTTGAGCTTGATTCAATTCTCTTTATATATTTTTCAGCACTCTATGGTGTTCTCTTCCATGGCCAGAAGGAGGCAGCATTTGCCAACTATCGCCTATGGGAGGCTGTGGGATATGTAATAGCATTTGCTTGTAGCCGGTTTCTCTGTGTGAATACCAAGCTATACATCCTTATGGGAGTTCTTCTGCTCTCAGTGACACTTTGTTTTTCAGTGGAATATGGTGAATACATTAGACCTACACCAAGTGAGGACAACACTATCGATACGAAACTGGAGATAAAGAGCACAGAACTCAATGAGGATACTGATACAGAATGTGATAAAGTGTTGTAAACATTGTCAAATGTACTTAGCCACACTATGGCTATCAGCATGTGTGAGATTCTTTTTACAATAAAAATGTGAAAACCCCATTCATAACATCCATGAAGTTTAATAAGGAACTTACTGTACTGAGGTAACTCATTAAATCCATTGTTTATTACTGAGCAGATATTTAAGTATATGTCTGTTCCAGTCCAAAGGATCAATCTTCAAATGTCTGCAAATGTGTCTGGATATAGAGGATTTCATAGATTCCTAGTGTTTTTATCATTAACTGAGCCACCGTTTGAGGAAAATGGGAAGAAATATGAAAAATGTGTTTCTTGTGGATTACTGCTGATGTTCACAACAACTGGAAGTCTCTAGAGCCTGCAGGTAAATATCCCATAATCAATTATATCATATGTCAGAGTCTTTGAAGGTGGTCAGTCAGTAGTACATCTGGAACTACTGAGACAAACCTATACTAAATAGGTTGTTTTTTTTAATTCATAGGATTGCATTTAAAGTACATATATTCTGTTGTTAGTAAATcccaaatgttatatttttcaGAATAGTTTGAACTCTAAGGAGGGAATGGGAGTTGCATCAGTCAGCATAGCCTATTCATGCATTATCCTGTCCTCTAGGTTTCTCACACCAAGCCTTATACGATCCCTGGGCTGCAAATGGACTATTGTTGCAGCTATGTGATCTACACAGTTGGAAGCTTCTTTCCAGAATGGTATGATGATGATCTTGCCCTCAGTGAGCCCAGGCATACAGTATGTCAATTAAATCTAATAAAGACTGTAAAGAGCTTTGTTTTGCAAAGAGCAACTGCTTACTGAGAGGTTTACTTTCAGGGCGAGCCTGATCTCAGTCTGTGATAATTTGTTTGGGAGGATCTCCACGGTGGTCTGCTGCCAGTACATATCTCACCACTACAGGCAACCTGTAGGCAGAAGACAAAACATAAAGTCAGGATGTAGTCAATCACTACTTTGGGATATTTTTCCTCTTGTACCAGTTGTCTTCTGTATGGGGAAATCTGATGTCATCCCTTATGTTTGGGATAGATATCAGATATCTAAACATTTTAACTACCTGTGCAGTGTTCATAAATGTTATATGGCTTACCATAAAAACGGAAGACAAATAGATAAGTGATCAACTTCCCATAAGGAgattgttacgcacgcctcttgGAGGGGGGAACGCAACATCCTGTTACGCTtaactccccgtggagtgaaagaggtatgtgacagTAGGTGCGGGTAAGGATGACAGACAGAATTTTACCATTAACAGGGAATTTATTCCTTCACATGGTAATGTTGGGAAAAAGGGCCTGGACGGAACCAAAGAAAAAAAAGTTAAAGAGTCTCTTCTACCTTACCTACCCACAACTTACCTAACTAGCACCAGCTGGTGCACTTACCAAAATACAGGGGGatggtccacccaggtcttacctagtgtgcaaaGAGAGAGTACATActatgggtatatgtatgcccgcatgcctcttgcctaagcactcccaaggtgccatccccttccccctgggaacaagtGAAACAGAATAATACAAACATAAGTAGACAATTCCAATAATCAAAAAGACTGTGTCCTAttgacacacacatacctcagaAGCAGCGGCTACAAATTACTTAACAAAACTtgtctgagcaacaaccaacacagcacATGCCAATAAGCtatctctgagcaacaaccaacacagcacATGTCAATAAGCTATCtatgagcaacaaccaacacagcacATGCCAATAAGCtatctctgagcaacaaccaacacagcacATGCCAATAAGCTATCtatgagcaacaaccaacacagcacATGCCAATAAGCtatctctgagcaacaaccaacacagcacATGTCAATAAGCTATCtatgagcaacaaccaacacagaacATGTCAATAAGCtatctctgagcaacaaccaacacagaacATGCCAATAAGCtatctctgagcaacaaccaacacagaacATGCCAATAAGCTATCtatgagcaacaaccaacacagaacTTGCCAATAAGCTCTCTCTGAGCGAGCAACAAACAATAGTGGGGCATACCCAGAAGCTCATTTTCTGAgcaaaggaacactggcttttatacaGCTGGATTTAAGGAGTCTGTAATTGCAGAAAGCTGTATCCCCTGACGAGAGGTCAGGGTCAGTTCCAATCTGGATTGGGGCCGACCAATCAACTGCTTGGGggaatccaggaagccatttcctgaaatacatacacatacatacaaactcacaacaacacagaaaccaGGGAACGTAACAGAGATTCAGCTTCATATCCTTTCTTATTGTGTCTCACAGACAcgtgacctgtctctctctctccttacagtGAATGTAACTCAAGGTGAAGCTCAGCTCTGTGGACTGTCCAGTACTGGGAAGCTCTAGTGCAGTAATTGTAAACTCCATCAGACCTGATGACAAGTCTGTGAACACTCTGTCAGGCTGCTGCCTATGTGAGCTGCCCTGTAAATATGTAAACCGTACATACAGACATTACATCATAGGAGGACATACCTTATGTTCACCCCATTGTAACCGTATCAATCATATGTCAATCACTGAAACAATCCCCTCCTCTCGCGCTATACAAACATCACAGCAGAAATATCTACGGTATATTCTGCTGGTGTTAATCCTCTGGCAGCTATTCTGGTGGCTGCCTTCCTGGATAAACATAAACAGCAAACATAAACTGGACTATAAGGGCAACAAAGCGCCCTTATGTACTGTTtttcttgacacattcaaacaACTTCGAGATAAGAGACAAGTTCTTCTCCTCCTTTTGACCTCATACATTGATCTGTAGGTGGGTTTCCTTACTGGGGACTACACCGGTGTAAGTTACTACGCACATTTCTGAAACACATTCCTTAACGCTGACAATAGTaattaaaacatattttaaaatCACTAAAACTAAGACATTTGTTTTGTTCAGAAAAACCCTGTATCTGACCACATTATGtaccttttaaaaaaaagtatttttagaGTTATGCCACATGTGCTTTGGGGATACGTTTTGTTGGCTATGTAATGATTTGCTTTGGTGCCACAGCTTCCCTATTCTCTCTACTTTTTGGGAAGCTGTCACAATACATTGGAAGAGAAGCATTATTTCATTTGGTAAGGGGGGACAATGTCAACACCAGATGATACATTGGAACATATCAACAATCACTTTGATGATCCACCTCTACTTATGGTATTTGTGTAACTCTCTTCCAGCTTCAGTGACACGCAGCCCTTATCCTGGGTCTGTTGTTCTGGAGGCCTCACCCAGACCAGCTGCCTGTGTTATTTGTGTTTCCTGCCCTCTGGGGCAATGCAGATGCTGTATGGCAGACACAAATCAAGGGTGAGTTACCCTTTTCCTGTAGTCATGATTGCCTGACCTTTAGTGTGTGACCAACTAGGTATTGAATCCAGGTCACCCACATGCCTCAAGACTGTTAGCCCTCTGagctaaaaaaacaaacaaactgtgCTGTGCATTTATTCTGGAAGCTAACAGTTTTCAGACAAGGTTACTGACCTGTCAATAGTTCACTGAGCCACCGATGTTATAACCTTTACCGGCTGTTCAGATGGAACAAAAAATGTAAGATTTCTTTCAATTTTTCAGCATTCTATGGAGTTCTTTTTTATGACCAGAAGGAGGTAGCATTTGCTAACTATCGACTATGGGAGTCAGTTGGATTTGTAGTGTTGTATGCGCTCAGAAACGTAATCTCTGGAAATCAAGCTCTTCATCCCGTCTGGAGTTCTACTTGTGGCAGTTGTACTCCATGATGGGGTGGAATTCAAACAGAGGAAAAAATTCTACACAGAGGGGGGAAATTAAGTCCGAACCGTAGAGGGATATAACATTGACCTGACCACAGAAACTACAAGACTGTAGTAGAAGTCTACAAATATTGACTGTATTAAATAGACCATGTGGAATACAACTATCATGTAGATATATATGTACGCTGTGAATATTATGAGAAATATACATGCAATTTTTAGAATGTCAAGTATAGGTATAGCGGTCCCTTATGTTGCTAGCGGGGTCAACATGGTTCTTTTTACAtggtttaaaaattaaaaataaactgacCTCCACCTGTCCTGCTCGAACCACATGACTAGGCTACACTATCTTTCGCGCGGCAGTGGGTTCTCCTAGCAACACGGATGACCGGCAGCGGTGTGGAGGTCTTAATATCACTCGCAGAACTGAAGAAAGCTCGGGACCGGGCGAGAGGTGCCTGTGTTTAAAAAGAAGAGCTCTCTCATCAAGGTAGGTAGAATGTAAAAACGATATTGGACAATTTCAGTGAGATGTTGTGACGGTACTCGAGGTTCATTAATCATATGTTGAATTCTAAAGCCCAAGTGTGAAGCCTGCTAGCCTGGTTGGTTGCCCCTGTCTCTGTTTAGCTATTGTCGCCTATTGGTGCATGACACGGAGTAGGAGTGTAATGTTATAGAGACTGGTACCCAGCACGGAGTACAAGGAGTGTAACGTTACAGAGACTGGTACCCAGCACGGAGTACAAGGAGTGTAATGTtaaagagactggtacccagCACAGAGTACAAGGAGTGTAATGTTACAGAGACTGGTACCCAGCACGGAGTACAAGGAGTGTAATGTTGCAGAGACTGGTACCCAGCACAGAGTACAAGGAGTGTAATGTTACAGAGACTGGTACCCAGCACGGAGTACAAGGAGTGTAATGTTACAGAGACTGGTACCCAGCACAGAGTACAAGGAGTGTAATGTTACAGAGACTGGTACCCAGCACGGAGTACAAGGAGTGTAATGTTACAGAGACTGGTACCCAGCACAGAGTACAAGGGGTGTAACGTTACAGAGACTGGTACCCAGCACGGAGTACAAGGAGTGTAACGTTACAGAGACTGGTACCCAGCACGGAGTACAAGGAGTGTAACGTTACAGAGACTGGTACCCAGCACGGAGTACAAGGGTGTAATGTTATAGAGACTGGTACCCAGCACGGAGTACAAGGAGTGTAACGTTACAGAGACTGGTACCCAGCACGGAGTACAAGGAGTGTAATGTtaaagagactggtacccagCACGGAGTACAAGGAGTGTAACGTTACAGAGACTGGTACCCAGCACGGAGTACAAGGAGTGTAACGTTACAGAGACTGGTACCCAGCACGGAGTACAAGGAGTGTAACGTTACAGAGACTGGTACCCAGCACGGAGTACAAGGAGTGTAATGTtaaagagactggtacccagCACGGAGTACAAGGAGTGTACAAGGAGACTGGTAAGCACGGAGTACAAGGGGTGTAACGTTACAGAGACTGGTACCCAGCACGGAGTACAAGGAGTGTAACGTTACAGAGACTGGTACCCAGCACGGAGTACAAGGAGTGTAATGTTACAGAGACTGGTACCCAGCACAGAGTACAAGGGTGTAATGTTGGTACAGCACTGGTACAAGGGGTGTAATGTTAAAGAGACTGGTACTTAGCACAGAGTACAAGGAGTGTAATGTTACAGAGACTGGTACCCAGCACAGAGTACAAGGAGTGTAATGTTACAGAGACTGGTACCCAGCACGGAGTACAAGGAGTGTAATGTTACAGAGACTGGTATTTAGCACAGAGTACAAGGAGTGTAATGTTACAGAGACTGGTATTTAGCACAGATTACAAAGAGTTGTATGTTACAGACACTGGCCCCCAGACTAGAAGCCTACAGCCTAGGTTTGATTGCATAGGAACAAAATGATTTGAATTGcaatgattgttttcaattaaaattttataagcaaagagcaatttctaataaataattttgctaggactgtaaGGGAGTGGTCTGATAACAACAGTTTACCTTCCAAGTTAGGAATAAACTGTGACTCATTTTGCACCCTCATCAATATAATGGTACTGTTGTTTTTTATTGAAGGATCAGACGGTTGTTTTCCTGGTATGGCCGCCGCAGGTGTGTGTGGCCCCACACCCCTGGTGTTCCGGCTACACGAGGGAGCCCCAGAGCTGGTGAGAGAGGTGCTGctggagagaggctgggaggagTATGATGAGCAGGGGCAGGAGGAGGGAGGCTGGAACCTCTACTGGCGCACCTCAGCCTTCCACAACTCAGACTATGAGAACATACTGCCATGGCAGAGACTCAACCATCACCCCAAGACTGTGGGCATCACCCGCAAGGATTGCCTGGCCAGAAACCTGAAGAGAATGAGAGGGACGTTCGGCTCGGGTCTTTACAACTTCAGTCCGACAACTTTCATCCTCCCCAATGATTACACCAGGTTTCTGGCAGAGTACACCAAGCATCGTTTGAAGAATGGAGGCAGGTCGGGGTATTGGATCTGCAAGCCAGTGGATCTATCAAGAGGCAGGGGCATCTTTATCTTTGAGGACATCAGAGACTTGGTGTATGACTCCTCAGTGATCGTTCAGAGATACATCAGCAATCCTCTCCTCATCTCAGGGTACAAATTTGACCTTCGGATCTATGTTTGTGTGAAAAGTTTTCAGCCCCTCATCATCTACATGCATCAGGAGGGAATGGTACGCTTTGCGACTGAGAAATACAATTTGACATCTTTGGACAacctttattctcacctgaccaaCACGAGCATTAATAAGTTTGGCCCCTTCTAcacaacagacaaagagagagtgggacaaGGATGTAAGTGGACTATGAGTAAATTCCGCTGCTTTCTTCATAGCCAAGGTATCAATGAACTGTTCCTCTGGCaaaagatcaacaacattgtcacACTAACTTTGCTCACCATAGCCCCTTCTGTACCTTCCAGTCCCAACAGTGTTGAGCTCTTTGGGTTTGACATCCTAATTGATGCCAAATATAAGCCATGGCTACTAGAGGTTAACTACAGCCCTGCTCTCACCATTGACTGCCAAGTAGACGTGACAGTCAAGAAAGTACTTCTCAATGATCTGGTTGATCTGATGAACTACAAGTCCATGGACAGCGTTAGACAGAGAGGATATCTCAAACAGAAGTACAAACGCCCCTGCTATCTAGGCAGCCAGTCTCTGCGGTCCCCAGTGCTCCCCAAGTCTATGTGTGAGCACCACCCAGGAAACAAGAAAAGTTACAGCATCCATTCTACGTTTTCTGACAGTATGAGATTCTTTCCATCAGTTGAGATGAACCGGATCCGCACTGCAAGGAATTCCATAAGCAACACCAAGCGCTCGGCTCTGAATCCAATACTCATCCCACATTCAAAGACTGCAGCTGTAACTGGAAACAGAAAGACACATCCAGTGCTCTCACAGATGACAGAGGCCATCCAGTGGTCTGAGGCTTCAGACATAGAGTCAGAGTTTGATGACAGAAACCTGTCCACACGTGTTAGCCCGTGGCAGGCCTCAAGGCAACCAGCCGGGGGCTGCTGTAAGCTACCTGCCATTCACATTCAAAAGTACAAGACTCCTAAATTCCCATGGGACCCTAAAAGCCAAGATAAGAGCACCCCACCACTCCGTGTGGGAGACTTCATACTGACGTTTCCTTTTAATGAGGTCACACTGAAGGCGTCGTGGGACAAGCTCAACGTTAAGACTGCAGTCCACGAGGTTCACAAGCTCATCAGCCAGCTAGCATCAGGATGTAGCCACATACAGAAGAGAGGGACGGAAGATGAGTTGGATAGATGCAAAGAGAAAAAGGATTTTGGGTCTTTGTTTTGGGGACCTACTAACCCTCCTCTACTTAGTGAGTGCCACTTGTCAAACTAACTGAGCAACTGAACATTTTTGGAATTAAGCTTTTGGAATCATTTATTATTAGCACAGTCTAAATATTAATGTGTGAAAACACGAAAGTATAGAGTACAAACACACATTATATGGAAAAGCAACTCATTTGTCCACAATTTCAAAATAACCTATTttatatctatactgaacaaaaatagaaaagcatcatgcaacaatttcaaagattttactgagttacatacatataaggaaatcagtcagtttaaataaattcattaggccctaatctatggatttcacatgcctgGACAGGGGTTCCACCCACTGAAGAGCCAGtcgccaatcagaatgagtttttccccacaaaagggctttattacagacagaaatactcctcagcaggaAACCGGGCCCAGGTCAGTAAGTTACGTGTCAATAAGTTACATGCCCTACCCTACATGTCAGTCTTGTTGTTTGAGAGGCAAGGGATATGTGGGGACCTCATGAATAATCTGTAATTCTGTGCAACATAAGAATCCTGCTGACACAAATGAAGAGGTCAAGAAGGTTATGACATTGCCATGCAAAAATAAGAAATATATTCCTTCAAGAGAGCAGTATAGACATTCAAAGATCTCTACAAAATAGTCTCAACACAAATTGTATTGATTAGTATTACTCATTTAGTGTACAATGATTTATGAATAATAAACATACACAATTTAAAAATGTCTGTTTACACTCAAGCACTTAGAAAATGATCAAATATGCCACAGGAAAATAGCTACAGTCAAACACAATGGAGCTTTGCTAATTTGGTATGAAAGCTTGAAAAACATAAAACATATGTTCTTCATTTCTTGTCTATTATGATAATGCCATCCTTGTCTTTAATGCGTACTCTGCCCGAGGGGAACTTGGTCTCTTGCCTTCCATTAGAATACACCGTCTTCAATGTTCCATCAGGGTATTCCCTCCGCTTGTACTGGGACGTATGGATCTCTCTTTGGCCATTGTTGAACTCCACTGTTTTCTCCCCACTTCTACAgtttcagaacacacacacacacacacacacacacacacacacacacacacacacaaacacacacaaaatataagAATGCAGCAGTTGTTAAGACTTTTACCCTACATAAAATAGAGctaagtactgtatgtgtatctTACTCTGAGAGCTTGACCACTGTTCCATCTGGGAAGATGCTCTCCTCTCTGCCGTCAGGATAGAGGTACTTTATCGTCTGATCTGGGAAAACGATCTCCCTCCTTCCAtcagggtggtgtttctctacagacaacatgaatacattttttgttatttgTGTCTATGCCTGGTCACCCTgaaaatatacactacatggtcaaatgtatgtggacacctgcttgttgaacatctcattccaaaatcatgggcattaatatggagttggtcccccctttgctcctatatcagcctccactcttctgggaaggctttccactagatgttggagcagctcactgattactgcacctgtacatagcccacctataatttagcccaaacaactacctctttccctactgtatttatttattttatttattttgctcctctgcaccccattatttttatttctactttacaCATTCtgccactgcaaatctaccattccagtgttttacttgctatattgtatttactttgccaccatggtctttacctcccttatctcacctcatttgctcacattgtatatagacttgtttctgctgtattattgactgtatgtttgttttactccatgtgtaactctgtgtcgttgtatgtgtcgaactgctttgctttatcttggccaggtcgcaattgtaaatgagaacttgttctcaacttgcctacctggttaaataaaggttaaatatatatatttttttaaatataaaacaattgttgcagggacttgcttccattaagCCACACAAGCATGAGTGAGGTctgacactgatgttgggctattaggcctggctggcagtcggtgttccaattaatcccaaaggtgttcgacggggttgaggtcagggctctgtgc is part of the Oncorhynchus tshawytscha isolate Ot180627B linkage group LG18, Otsh_v2.0, whole genome shotgun sequence genome and encodes:
- the ttll2 gene encoding probable tubulin polyglutamylase TTLL2, producing MAAAGVCGPTPLVFRLHEGAPELVREVLLERGWEEYDEQGQEEGGWNLYWRTSAFHNSDYENILPWQRLNHHPKTVGITRKDCLARNLKRMRGTFGSGLYNFSPTTFILPNDYTRFLAEYTKHRLKNGGRSGYWICKPVDLSRGRGIFIFEDIRDLVYDSSVIVQRYISNPLLISGYKFDLRIYVCVKSFQPLIIYMHQEGMVRFATEKYNLTSLDNLYSHLTNTSINKFGPFYTTDKERVGQGCKWTMSKFRCFLHSQGINELFLWQKINNIVTLTLLTIAPSVPSSPNSVELFGFDILIDAKYKPWLLEVNYSPALTIDCQVDVTVKKVLLNDLVDLMNYKSMDSVRQRGYLKQKYKRPCYLGSQSLRSPVLPKSMCEHHPGNKKSYSIHSTFSDSMRFFPSVEMNRIRTARNSISNTKRSALNPILIPHSKTAAVTGNRKTHPVLSQMTEAIQWSEASDIESEFDDRNLSTRVSPWQASRQPAGGCCKLPAIHIQKYKTPKFPWDPKSQDKSTPPLRVGDFILTFPFNEVTLKASWDKLNVKTAVHEVHKLISQLASGCSHIQKRGTEDELDRCKEKKDFGSLFWGPTNPPLLSECHLSN